Proteins encoded in a region of the Novibacillus thermophilus genome:
- a CDS encoding RluA family pseudouridine synthase: MSVSEREKSYEWQVEDARAGQRVDKFVTAQGEWSRSLVQSWIAEKRVTVNARAVKANYRLQRGDRVALRVPPPEHLAVTPEEIPLDIVYEDADIVVVNKPRGMVVHPAPGHHTGTLVHALLAHCGNLSTINGVYRPGIVHRIDKDTSGLLVAAKNDSAHASLASQLSAHTVERSYTAIVHGDMGHERGTVDAPIGRNPNQRQEMAVVRKNGKRAVTHFVVREKFKGYTLVDCRLETGRTHQIRVHMAFIGHPLVGDPKYGPKKNRFSIQGQALHARTLGFTHPRTGEEMTFEAPLPQDMVDILNRLRRESGL; the protein is encoded by the coding sequence GAGAATGGTCCCGTTCCCTCGTCCAGTCGTGGATAGCGGAAAAGCGGGTGACGGTCAATGCACGGGCCGTCAAGGCCAATTACCGTCTGCAACGGGGGGACCGCGTCGCCTTGCGCGTCCCCCCGCCGGAACATTTGGCGGTGACACCGGAGGAGATACCTTTAGACATCGTCTACGAAGACGCAGATATCGTTGTGGTGAACAAGCCCCGCGGCATGGTCGTTCACCCGGCTCCGGGGCACCACACCGGAACCCTCGTCCACGCTTTGTTGGCCCACTGCGGCAATCTGTCGACCATAAACGGGGTGTACCGGCCGGGGATCGTGCACCGCATTGACAAAGACACGTCGGGACTGCTCGTGGCTGCAAAAAACGATTCTGCCCACGCGTCCCTCGCCTCACAACTGTCTGCCCATACTGTGGAACGGTCTTACACGGCGATCGTCCACGGAGATATGGGCCACGAGCGGGGAACGGTGGATGCCCCGATTGGGCGAAATCCGAATCAACGTCAAGAAATGGCGGTCGTCCGCAAAAACGGAAAACGAGCCGTCACCCACTTCGTCGTCAGAGAGAAATTTAAAGGATACACACTTGTGGACTGCCGATTGGAAACGGGGCGGACCCACCAAATTCGCGTTCACATGGCCTTCATTGGGCACCCTTTAGTCGGCGACCCGAAATACGGTCCGAAGAAAAACCGCTTTTCGATTCAAGGACAAGCCTTGCACGCCCGGACCCTCGGATTTACCCACCCCCGCACTGGAGAAGAGATGACTTTTGAAGCGCCGCTCCCGCAAGACATGGTGGACATTTTAAACCGCTTGCGCCGGGAATCGGGTCTTTAG